The Leptidea sinapis chromosome 15, ilLepSina1.1, whole genome shotgun sequence genome window below encodes:
- the LOC126968312 gene encoding aspartate--tRNA ligase, cytoplasmic, which produces MVSEETNPIVEGDASSKKAAKKAAKAAEKQQKKAEHKGTNQMQNESTELDYSEGLYGSLGIIRSTGENRDRIYTDVNDLGVSKAGQNVWVRARLQTSRAKGKQCFAVLRQSSSTVQLLVSVSDERKISKQMVKFTGNLTKESIVDVYASVAKTSKPVESCTVQDVELVGAQVWVVSSAKAQLPLQIEDAARPEKNDDPEALRIRVNQDTRLDNRVLDLRTPANQAIFRLEAGVCRLFRDILTERGFVEIHTPKIISAASEGGANVFTVSYFKSSAYLAQSPQLYKQMAIAADFDKVFTVGAVFRAEDSNTHRHLTEFVGLDLEMSFKQHYHEVLDTIGQTFTDIFRGLQDHYAREIAVVGEQYRVEPFKFLDPPLRLEFPQAIQMLKEAGVVVGEEDDLSTPDEKLLGRLVKAKYDTDFYILDKYPLAVRPFYTMPDPNNPKWSNSYDMFMRGEEILSGAQRIHDPDMLTERALHHGIDISKIAAYIESFRLGCPPHAGGGIGMERVVMLYLGLDNIRKTSMFPRDPKRVTP; this is translated from the exons ATGGTATCAGAAGAAACTAATCCAATAGTGGAGGGGGATGCTTCCAGTAAGAAAGCCGCCAAAAAGGCAGCGAAAGCAGCAGAGAAACAACAGAAAAAGGCTGAACATAaa GGAACAAATCAGATGCAGAATGAATCAACAGAACTAGACTACTCGGAAGGTCTCTATGGATCTCTTGGTATTATCAGATCTACCGGGGAGAATCGAGACAGGATCTACACTGACGTCAATGATTTGGGGGTGTCAAAGGCCGGCCAGAATGTGTGGGTTCGAG ccCGCCTGCAGACGTCAAGAGCGAAAGGCAAGCAATGTTTCGCGGTGTTGCGTCAGAGTTCGAGCACGGTTCAGCTATTGGTGAGCGTGAGTGATGAGAGAAAAATCAGTAAACAGATGGTCAAGTTTACTGGCAA TTTAACCAAAGAATCTATTGTGGACGTCTACGCCAGCGTTGCGAAGACTTCGAAGCCGGTCGAGTCATGTACGGTGCAAGATGTGGAGCTggtgggtgctcaagtttgggTGGTTTCCAGCGCCAAGGCTCAGCTTCCACTGCAGATCGAAGACGCAGCCAGGCCTGAGAAAAATGAT GACCCAGAGGCATTGAGAATCCGCGTGAACCAGGACACTAGACTGGACAACAGGGTGCTGGACCTTCGGACTCCGGCCAACCAGGCCATATTCAGACTTGAGGCAGGAGTCTGTCGCCTGTTCAGAGACATTCTGACGGAGAGAG GCTTCGTGGAGATCCACACGCCAAAGATAATATCAGCGGCGTCGGAAGGCGGGGCCAACGTGTTCACTGTGTCGTACTTCAAGTCGTCTGCGTATCTCGCTCAGAGCCCGCAGCTTTACAAGCAAATGGCGATAGCAGCCGATTTCGACAAG GTATTTACAGTGGGTGCCGTATTTCGTGCAGAAGATTCGAACACGCACCGACATCTCACCGAGTTTGTGGGCCTGGATCTGGAGATGTCGTTCAAGCAGCACTACCACGAGGTGCTGGACACCATAGGCCAGACCTTCACAGACATCTTCAGAGGACTGCAGGATCA TTATGCTCGAGAGATTGCAGTAGTGGGTGAACAGTACCGAGTAGAACCGTTCAAATTCCTCGACCCTCCTCTGAGATTGGAGTTTCCTCAGGCTATTCAAATGCTGAAGGAAGCCG GCGTTGTTGTGGGCGAGGAAGACGATCTCTCGACTCCTGATGAGAAACTCCTCGGCAGACTGGTGAAGGCCAAGTACGACACTGATTTCTACATCCTGGACAAGTATCCGCTCGCCGTGAGGCCATTCTACACGATGCCGGATCCAAACAACCCG aAATGGTCCAACTCGTATGACATGTTCATGCGCGGCGAGGAGATATTGAGCGGCGCCCAGCGAATACACGACCCGGATATGCTGACGGAGAGGGCGCTGCATCATGGCATCG atatAAGCAAGATAGCAGCGTACATAGAGTCGTTCAGGCTCGGATGTCCTCCCCACGCTG GTGGAGGCATCGGTATGGAGCGAGTAGTGATGCTGTATCTCGGTCTGGACAACATCAGGAAGACATCCATGTTCCCGCGGGACCCTAAACGTGTTACGCCGTAG